From Toxorhynchites rutilus septentrionalis strain SRP chromosome 2, ASM2978413v1, whole genome shotgun sequence, a single genomic window includes:
- the LOC129769126 gene encoding probable cGMP 3',5'-cyclic phosphodiesterase subunit delta, which yields MGTDDVIRSEKVREGFQINWLILRDADTGKIIWKENKDFSCPDVEHEARVPIKILDLRAVSREINFSTVESMENFRLDQKVLFKGRIMEEWFFEMGWVSPNTTNTWQSTIEAAPESQMMPAKVLNGNVTIETSFYDGETLISKSVVRLYYI from the exons ATGGGAACTGACGATGTTATAAGAAGCGAAAAAGTCCGGGAAGGATTCCAGAT caattgGTTAATTTTGCGGGATGCGGACACAGGCAAAATTATCTGGAAGGAAAATAAGGATTTCTCCTGTCCGGATGTGGAGCACGAAGCCCGAGTACCAATAAAGATCCTTGACCTGCGAGCTGTTTCGCGTGAAATCAATTTTAGCACTGTTGAATCGATGGAGAATTTTAGATTGGATCAAAAG GTTTTGTTCAAAGGACGAATAATGGAAGAATGGTTTTTCGAGATGGGTTGGGTGAGTCCGAACACCACCAATACCTGGCAATCGACGATCGAAGCGGCGCCCGAGTCGCAAATGATGCCGGCCAAAGTACTGAACGGAAATGTTAccattgaaacaagtttctACGATGGAGAGACGCTAATCAGCAAATCGGTGGTGCGATTGTATTACATTTAA
- the LOC129768416 gene encoding histone-lysine N-methyltransferase SMYD3-like: MIRPEVVQQLTCPAFGLATSWIISRKGVPVESLQEIESQFRRELWPFPARVSKKDNYLAKSLREKANECYKSEPSESDKVLRLYNESISCATPGSDEISMGYANRSAIYFNQKNYRRCVRNIELAKRNNYPQSKMAKLIERENKCKEFLQEFVDNNEVKEKIGDADLSKLQLIDNPQYGRGIATKTDLNVGNIFFSELPCLIVLEPDAMFSRCNYCGRENEKDLIPCDSCCSSMYCSEECKEKALMSYHRFECKIAEKLKHLFKGPKSTRMFHLALRLFWMILSNFSTNPVSFRQHLNEKFKNFRNPFLLESEKIPFHILSVDQPDMSKDRTGEGIMQFISVLMYKIVIEENDSTRNSLLEEDHSCLLEILHGLVLRAKNISDQSGDDMTCLYPLLRMVNHSCAPNAERFMINGTSILVAKRPIKVGEQILISYIPNCTVETKEKDKRKAMLQKEFNFDCQCSGCSLDYPILSAVEEDRKLKDELNSIMSRDEDRLNSLEDFIQRHDGRYPNKELAGAWKAYRNEKIKDMSS; encoded by the exons ATGATTCGTCCCGAAGTGGTGCAGCAGCTCACCTGTCCAGCATTTGGTCTTGCAACGTCGTGGATCATCTCACGCAAAGGGGTTCCAGTTGAATCGTTGCAGGAAATTGAATCACAATTTCGTCGCGAACTATGGCCCTTTCCAGCACGAGTTTCGAAAAAGGATAATTACCTTGCTAAATCATTACGCGAAAAAGCCAATGAATGCTACAAGAGCGAACCATCGGAGAGCGATAAAGTGCTTCGGTTGTATAACGAAAGCATTAGCTGTGCCACGCCAGGTTCTGACGAAATAAGCATGGGATACGCAAATCGATCCGCGATTTATTTCAATCAGAAGAACTATCGAAGATGTGTTCGGAATATAGAGCTGGCCAAGAGGAACAACTATCCGCAAAGTAAAATGGCCAAATTAATTGAACGAGAGAATAAATGTAAGGAGTTTTTACAAGAATTTGTTGATAACAACGAAGTAAAAGAAAAAATCGGAGACGCAGATTTATCCAAGTTGCAGTTAATAGATAATCCTCAATACGGAAGAGGCATCGCCACGAAGACAGATTTGAACGTGGGAAACATCTTTTTCTCAGAATTACCTTGCTTGATAGTGTTGGAACCGGATGCAATGTTCTCTCGATGTAACTATTGTGGACGTGAGAATGAGAAGGATTTGATACCTTGTGATAGTTGCTGTAGCTCAATGTACTGCTCAGAAGAATGTAAAGAGAAAGCATTGATGAGCTACCACCGCTTCGAGTGCAAGATTGCCgaaaaattgaaacatttattcaaaGGTCCTAAATCAACCAGAATGTTTCATCTGGCATTGAGACTATTCTGGATGATACTCTCAAATTTCAGTACTAATCCTGTTAGTTTTCGGCAACATCTTAAcgagaaattcaaaaatttccgCAATCCATTTTTGTTAGAATCTGAGAAAATCCCCTTTCACATACTATCTGTTGATCAACCAGACATGAGCAAAGATCGAACCGGCGAAGGAATTATGCAATTCATTTCTGTTCTTATGTACAAGATAGTCATTGAGGAGAATGACTCTACTCGAAATTCACTCTTAGAAGAAGACCATAGCTGCCTGTTAGAGATTCTCCACGGGTTGGTATTGAGAGCGAAAAATATCTCCGATCAGAGTGGCGATGATATGACCTGCTTATATCCACTTCTCCGGATGGTTAATCACTCATGCGCTCCCAATGCAGAGCGTTTCATGATCAACGGAACGTCGATACTAGTGGCCAAGCGTCCAATCAAAGTCGgagaacaaatattgataagttATAT CCCTAACTGTACCGTTGAAACGAAGGAGAAAGACAAACGAAAAGCAATGCTACAGAAGGAATTCAACTTTGACTGTCAGTGCTCTGGCTGCTCGTTGGATTACCCGATTCTGAGTGCCGTGGAGGAGGATCGCAAACTAAAAGATGAGCTAAATAGCATCATGTCCAGAGACGAGGATAGATTGAATTCATTAGAAGATTTCATACAGCGCCATGATGGCCGGTATCCAAATAAGGAACTCGCTGGAGCATGGAAAGCTTATAGAAACGAGAAGATAAAAGATATGAGTAGTTGA